In the Oryzias latipes chromosome 23, ASM223467v1 genome, one interval contains:
- the btg1 gene encoding protein BTG1, translating to MHTLCARGTMKPEITAAVGFLSRFLRVKGHVNDRQVQTFSQSLQDILAEQYKHHWFPDRPCKGSGYRCIRINHKMDPLVGQAGQRIGLTIQQLYLLLPSELTLWVDPFEVSYRIGEDGSICVLYESQPGPIGMPVSATVGCPSGNGSVSSMVDTRISCRDEVRVLGRTSPSKTYNNMMTVSS from the exons ATGCATACCCTTTGTGCGCGAGGAACGATGAAACCAGAGATCACCGCCGCCGTCGGATTTTTGTCGAGATTTCTGAGGGTGAAAGGACACGTAAACGACCGACAGGTCCAAACGTTCAGCCAAAGCTTACAGGACATTTTGGCAG AGCAATATAAGCACCACTGGTTCCCAGACAGGCCCTGCAAGGGTTCTGGCTACCGCTGCATCCGCATCAACCACAAGATGGACCCTCTGGTGGGGCAGGCGGGCCAGCGCATTGGCCTGACCATCCAGCAACTCTACCTGCTGCTGCCCAGCGAGCTCACGCTCTGGGTGGACCCCTTCGAAGTGTCCTACCGCATTGGCGAGGACGGCTCCATCTGTGTCCTATACGAGTCGCAGCCTGGTCCCATCGGAATGCCAGTGTCGGCCACTGTCGGATGCCCCTCAGGAAACGGGTCGGTGAGCTCCATGGTGGACACTCGCATCAGCTGCAGGGATGAGGTGAGGGTGCTGGGCCGTACCAGTCCCTCCAAGACCTACAATAATATGATGACAGTGTCCAGTTAG